One genomic segment of Amycolatopsis sp. Hca4 includes these proteins:
- a CDS encoding DUF4333 domain-containing protein, whose protein sequence is MSTPYGGNDPQQPQYGQQPGGAYPPSGGQEQPQWGQPQQPSYDPNQQQQSGQPQQPQQWGQQPGGYAPPQPQWGQQPPPYGQQPGGGYPQSGPQAQPQYGQQPGGAYPQSGPQAQPQYGQQPGGQYDYGRQQFPGAAGPEPEQQPAKSKKGLLIGVVAAIVVVAAFLVLGFVAPGFLKTQVFNNTQMQTDVQKLLTETYKIDGVTAVTCPAEQKVQDGAKFECTATIAGKPQQVPITVKGDGGNYEVSPPVAK, encoded by the coding sequence ATGAGCACGCCGTATGGCGGCAACGACCCACAGCAGCCCCAGTACGGGCAGCAGCCGGGCGGCGCGTACCCGCCGAGCGGCGGGCAGGAGCAGCCGCAGTGGGGGCAGCCGCAACAGCCTTCCTACGACCCGAACCAGCAGCAGCAATCGGGCCAGCCGCAGCAGCCCCAGCAGTGGGGGCAGCAGCCCGGCGGGTACGCCCCGCCGCAGCCGCAGTGGGGCCAGCAGCCGCCGCCCTACGGCCAGCAGCCGGGTGGCGGCTACCCGCAGAGCGGGCCGCAGGCCCAGCCGCAGTACGGGCAGCAGCCGGGCGGGGCGTACCCGCAGAGCGGGCCCCAGGCGCAGCCGCAGTACGGGCAGCAGCCGGGCGGCCAGTACGACTACGGGCGGCAGCAGTTCCCGGGCGCGGCCGGGCCGGAGCCGGAGCAGCAGCCGGCGAAGTCGAAGAAGGGCCTGCTGATCGGCGTGGTGGCGGCGATCGTGGTGGTCGCCGCGTTCCTGGTGCTGGGGTTCGTGGCGCCCGGGTTCCTGAAGACGCAGGTCTTCAACAACACCCAGATGCAGACCGATGTGCAGAAGCTGCTGACCGAGACGTACAAGATCGACGGCGTCACCGCGGTCACCTGCCCGGCGGAGCAGAAGGTGCAGGACGGCGCGAAGTTCGAGTGCACGGCCACCATCGCCGGGAAGCCGCAGCAGGTGCCGATCACGGTGAAGGGTGACGGCGGGAACTACGAGGTTTCCCCGCCGGTCGCGAAGTAG
- a CDS encoding GNAT family N-acetyltransferase — MSDFEIRTLGTEEHRAASNLFRETVHAPPSDDAEWVYAARYYQPGGTLGVFDPELIGTARSFDAELTVPGGARLPMVGVTSVGVRADRTRRGVLRAMMTAQLEDFAERGVVFSNLLASEAGIYGRFGYGLATRHRTYSLDRHRARLRPDAPSGGELELLDLERALEVCPAVYDGLERRPGMMSRPEVLWRLYEMQLRRSATPAKAVVHHGPGGPDGFAVYHVDGPLAPPWTKTLELVDLFAGSAAAYAGLWRFLLGLDLVDRIVAGSRPLDDPIDLLLADHRRGSVDRIGDEHWIRLVDVPAALAGRTYGLGAPVLVEVTDPLLPGNSGTYLVSSDGVERTDRPPGSAWTSPPWR; from the coding sequence ATGAGCGACTTCGAGATCCGGACGCTGGGCACCGAGGAGCACCGGGCGGCGAGCAACCTGTTCCGGGAGACGGTGCACGCCCCGCCGTCCGACGACGCCGAGTGGGTGTACGCGGCGCGGTACTACCAGCCCGGGGGCACGCTCGGGGTGTTCGATCCGGAGCTGATCGGCACGGCCCGCTCGTTCGACGCGGAGCTGACGGTGCCCGGCGGGGCGCGGCTGCCGATGGTGGGGGTGACGTCGGTGGGGGTCCGGGCCGACCGGACCCGCCGCGGGGTGCTGCGGGCGATGATGACCGCGCAGCTGGAGGACTTCGCCGAGCGCGGGGTGGTGTTTTCGAACCTGCTGGCGTCGGAGGCCGGGATCTACGGCCGGTTCGGCTACGGCCTGGCCACGCGGCACCGCACCTACAGTCTCGACCGGCACCGGGCGCGGCTGCGCCCGGACGCGCCGTCGGGTGGGGAGCTGGAACTGCTGGACCTGGAGCGGGCCCTCGAGGTCTGCCCCGCTGTGTACGACGGGCTCGAGCGCCGGCCGGGGATGATGTCGCGGCCGGAGGTGCTGTGGCGGCTGTACGAGATGCAGCTGCGGCGGTCTGCCACGCCGGCGAAGGCGGTGGTGCACCACGGTCCGGGCGGGCCGGACGGGTTCGCCGTCTACCACGTCGACGGACCGCTGGCGCCACCGTGGACCAAAACGCTGGAGCTGGTGGACCTGTTCGCCGGCTCGGCGGCGGCGTACGCCGGGTTGTGGCGGTTCCTGCTCGGCCTGGACCTGGTGGACCGGATCGTCGCCGGTTCGCGGCCGCTGGACGACCCGATCGACCTGCTGCTGGCCGATCACCGGCGCGGGAGCGTCGACCGGATCGGCGACGAGCACTGGATCCGGCTCGTCGACGTCCCGGCCGCACTGGCCGGCCGGACGTACGGGCTGGGAGCGCCGGTGCTCGTCGAGGTCACCGATCCGCTGCTGCCGGGCAACAGCGGCACCTACCTGGTGAGCTCGGACGGGGTGGAGCGCACGGACCGGCCGCCGGGCTCCGCGTGGACGTCACCACCCTGGCGATGA
- a CDS encoding sterol carrier protein domain-containing protein — MDVTTLAMIYLGTWRPSALAAAGRLEVRDPAAPAAADTLFGVGQAAWSGSHF, encoded by the coding sequence GTGGACGTCACCACCCTGGCGATGATCTACCTCGGTACCTGGCGGCCGTCGGCGCTGGCGGCGGCGGGCCGGCTGGAGGTCCGTGACCCGGCCGCCCCGGCGGCGGCGGACACGCTGTTCGGCGTCGGGCAGGCGGCCTGGAGCGGCAGTCACTTCTGA
- a CDS encoding 5'-3' exonuclease codes for MTGSLALLDSASLYFRSFFALPDSLRAADGTQVNAVRGFADTIARILTDRRPARLVCCLDADWRPKFRTDLLPSYKAHRVAEETGSGPDVEEVPDTLTPQVPIILDLLEAFGFATAEAAGYEADDVIGALATKEKADPVEVITGDRDLFQLVRTEPTPTSVIYVGKGWAKAEVLGPAEIAERYSLPRDIAGPAYADMAALRGDPSDGLPGVAGIGEKTAAKLITQFGSLEALVAAGEAGDSALPLKTRLRLKEAADYLAVAPTVVRVAVDAPVEQSRPDTVPATPADPERVAELTERWNLGQPVERLLKALPGA; via the coding sequence GTGACCGGATCCCTTGCCCTGCTCGACTCCGCGAGCCTGTACTTCCGCTCCTTCTTCGCCCTGCCCGACTCCCTGCGCGCCGCCGATGGGACGCAGGTCAACGCCGTGCGGGGGTTTGCCGACACGATCGCGCGGATCCTCACCGACCGGCGGCCCGCCCGGCTCGTCTGCTGCCTGGACGCCGACTGGCGGCCGAAGTTCCGCACCGACCTGCTGCCCAGCTACAAGGCGCACCGGGTGGCCGAGGAAACCGGCAGCGGCCCGGACGTCGAAGAGGTGCCCGACACGCTCACCCCGCAGGTCCCGATCATCCTCGACCTGCTCGAAGCCTTCGGGTTCGCCACCGCCGAAGCCGCAGGCTACGAGGCCGACGACGTCATCGGTGCGCTGGCCACCAAGGAGAAGGCCGACCCGGTCGAGGTCATCACCGGCGACCGGGACCTCTTCCAGCTGGTGCGCACCGAACCCACGCCGACCTCGGTCATCTACGTCGGCAAGGGGTGGGCCAAGGCCGAGGTGCTCGGGCCGGCCGAGATCGCCGAGCGCTACAGCCTCCCGCGTGACATCGCCGGGCCCGCCTACGCCGACATGGCCGCCCTGCGCGGCGACCCCTCCGACGGGCTGCCCGGCGTCGCCGGCATCGGCGAGAAGACCGCCGCGAAGCTGATCACGCAGTTCGGGTCGCTCGAAGCACTGGTCGCCGCCGGGGAAGCCGGCGACTCCGCCCTCCCGCTCAAGACGCGGCTGCGGCTGAAGGAGGCCGCGGACTACCTCGCCGTCGCCCCCACCGTGGTGCGCGTGGCGGTCGACGCGCCCGTCGAGCAGTCCCGCCCCGACACCGTCCCGGCGACCCCGGCCGACCCCGAGCGGGTCGCCGAGCTGACCGAGCGGTGGAACCTCGGCCAGCCGGTCGAACGGCTCCTCAAGGCCCTCCCCGGCGCCTAG
- a CDS encoding Xaa-Pro peptidase family protein: MSRRSLHTPAPDAAALRVRLDRARAAAAAAGTDALLIAPGSDLRYLLGQAGGSFERLTTLVVPAEGTPALVVPKLEAPGYADVPTDDLGVELLTWVDGDDPYELVADRLGKPGRVAVSDFTPALHVLALRAALGTAEQTLAGPVVRELRMRKDAAEIASLREAGAAIDRVHARVHEWLRPGRTEAEVGADIAAAIVEEGHVQADFVIVGSGPNGASPHHDVSDRVIEKGDVVVVDIGGPLPAGYNSDSTRTYAVGTPRDADVAETYAVLQRAQAAAVASVKPGVTAEAVDAAARDVIAEAGFGEYFIHRTGHGIGLDVHEEPYIIAGNALPLEPGMAFSVEPGIYQAGRWGARIEDIVIVTEDGAESVNNQPHELVVLDA, from the coding sequence ATGTCGCGCCGTTCCCTTCACACGCCCGCTCCCGATGCCGCCGCCCTGCGGGTGCGGCTGGACCGTGCCCGCGCTGCCGCGGCCGCCGCCGGTACCGATGCCCTGCTGATCGCGCCCGGCTCGGACCTGCGGTACCTGCTCGGGCAGGCCGGGGGCTCGTTCGAGCGGCTCACCACCCTCGTCGTCCCTGCCGAGGGCACGCCCGCGCTGGTCGTGCCGAAGCTGGAGGCGCCCGGGTACGCCGACGTCCCGACCGACGACCTCGGGGTCGAGCTGCTCACCTGGGTCGACGGCGACGACCCGTACGAGCTCGTCGCCGACCGGCTCGGCAAGCCCGGCCGCGTCGCCGTCAGCGACTTCACCCCGGCCCTGCACGTGCTCGCCCTGCGCGCCGCCCTCGGCACCGCCGAGCAGACGCTGGCCGGTCCCGTCGTCCGGGAGCTGCGGATGCGCAAGGACGCCGCGGAAATCGCGTCGCTGCGCGAAGCCGGTGCGGCGATCGACCGGGTGCACGCCCGCGTCCACGAGTGGCTGCGGCCGGGCCGCACCGAGGCCGAGGTCGGCGCCGACATCGCCGCGGCCATCGTCGAGGAGGGCCACGTCCAGGCCGACTTCGTGATCGTCGGCTCCGGCCCGAACGGGGCCAGCCCGCACCACGACGTCTCCGACCGCGTCATCGAAAAGGGTGACGTCGTGGTCGTCGACATCGGCGGCCCGCTGCCTGCCGGCTACAACTCCGACTCCACCCGCACCTACGCCGTCGGGACGCCGCGGGACGCCGACGTGGCCGAGACCTACGCGGTGCTGCAGCGCGCCCAGGCCGCCGCGGTCGCCTCGGTGAAGCCGGGCGTCACCGCCGAGGCCGTCGACGCCGCCGCCCGCGACGTCATCGCCGAGGCCGGGTTCGGCGAGTACTTCATCCACCGCACCGGCCACGGCATCGGCCTGGACGTGCACGAGGAGCCGTACATCATCGCCGGCAACGCGCTGCCGCTGGAGCCGGGCATGGCCTTCAGCGTGGAGCCGGGCATCTACCAGGCGGGCCGGTGGGGCGCCCGGATCGAGGACATCGTCATCGTCACCGAAGACGGTGCCGAGTCCGTCAACAACCAGCCGCACGAGCTCGTCGTGCTGGACGCATGA
- a CDS encoding Lrp/AsnC family transcriptional regulator: MTAGGLEPLDQSIVQELAADGRRSFTDLAERVGLSVSAVHQRVRRLEQRGVILGYTARLDGEQIGLPLTALISLTPNDPAAPDDYPQRIQHIKEIESCYSVAGDESYILLVRVQSPLALEDLLRRIREAAKVSTRTTVVLSTPFEGRSPTF; this comes from the coding sequence ATGACCGCCGGCGGCCTGGAGCCGCTGGACCAGTCGATCGTCCAGGAGCTCGCGGCGGACGGGCGGCGCAGCTTCACCGACCTCGCCGAGCGGGTCGGGCTGTCGGTGTCGGCGGTGCACCAGCGGGTGCGCCGCCTCGAGCAGCGCGGGGTCATCCTCGGCTACACCGCGCGGCTCGACGGCGAGCAGATCGGGCTCCCGCTGACCGCGCTGATCTCGCTGACGCCGAACGACCCGGCGGCCCCGGACGACTACCCGCAGCGGATCCAGCACATCAAGGAGATCGAGTCGTGCTACTCGGTGGCCGGCGACGAGTCCTACATCCTGCTGGTGCGCGTCCAGTCGCCGCTGGCGCTGGAGGACCTGCTGCGGCGGATCCGGGAGGCGGCGAAGGTGTCGACCCGCACGACGGTGGTGCTCTCTACGCCGTTCGAGGGACGTTCGCCGACGTTCTGA